One segment of Thermodesulfovibrio sp. 3907-1M DNA contains the following:
- the acsC gene encoding acetyl-CoA decarbonylase/synthase complex subunit gamma produces MALTGIEIFKLLPKTNCKKCGFPTCLAFAMKVAQGQADIEQCPEASDEVKAKLKEAATPPIRGIVFGPQNKSIKIGEEQCLFRHEKKFFHPTVLALKIKDTDKNIDEKLQEVVNSQIERVGEILKIDAVFLEDESNDPSRFKEAVEKIINKAQIPMILGTFNPHSAELVLNDLLTIRPILYGASEQNIDEMVSIAKKYNVPLTVTAKGIEKVISMVEKIQSLGFEEILIDTEPQTAIELLTDNTLIRRASLKKRIKSLGYPVLTLLREKDPFYETVLASLAILKYSSIVVLNEITGWKNLVLFTLRQNIYSDPQVPMQVKQDIYKVGQPDENSPIIVTTNFALTYFLVKGEIENSKVPAWLAIMDCDGLSVLTAWAAGKFSASKIAQFIKESGIEEKLNHRELIIPGYVAMLKAAIEDKLPGWKVVVGTKEASGIPAFLKNYVRNRQ; encoded by the coding sequence ATGGCACTTACAGGAATAGAAATATTTAAGCTTCTTCCAAAGACAAACTGTAAAAAATGCGGATTTCCCACATGCCTTGCCTTTGCAATGAAGGTTGCTCAGGGTCAGGCAGACATTGAACAGTGTCCTGAGGCATCTGACGAGGTAAAGGCAAAGCTTAAAGAAGCCGCAACTCCTCCAATAAGGGGAATTGTCTTTGGACCTCAAAATAAATCCATAAAAATCGGCGAAGAACAGTGTCTTTTCAGGCATGAAAAAAAGTTTTTCCATCCTACAGTGCTTGCATTAAAAATAAAAGACACTGACAAAAATATAGACGAAAAACTGCAGGAAGTGGTAAACTCTCAGATAGAGAGAGTCGGAGAAATACTCAAGATTGATGCAGTTTTTCTTGAAGATGAATCCAATGACCCTTCAAGATTTAAGGAAGCAGTTGAAAAAATAATTAACAAAGCTCAGATACCCATGATTCTTGGAACCTTTAACCCTCACTCTGCAGAGTTAGTTTTAAATGATTTATTAACCATAAGACCAATTCTTTACGGAGCCAGTGAACAAAACATTGATGAAATGGTAAGTATAGCAAAGAAATACAATGTTCCATTAACAGTTACAGCAAAGGGAATAGAAAAGGTCATTTCAATGGTTGAAAAAATTCAGAGTCTTGGATTTGAAGAAATACTGATTGATACAGAGCCTCAGACAGCCATAGAGCTTCTTACTGACAACACATTAATAAGACGGGCATCATTGAAAAAGAGAATAAAATCTCTGGGATATCCTGTCTTGACACTTCTCAGAGAAAAAGACCCTTTTTATGAAACTGTTCTTGCTTCTTTAGCAATTCTTAAATATTCATCCATTGTTGTTCTGAATGAAATCACAGGATGGAAAAATCTCGTGCTTTTCACATTAAGACAAAACATTTATTCAGACCCTCAGGTCCCGATGCAGGTAAAGCAGGACATATACAAGGTAGGACAGCCTGATGAAAACAGTCCAATAATAGTTACCACCAACTTTGCATTAACTTATTTTCTCGTAAAGGGCGAGATAGAAAACAGCAAAGTCCCTGCATGGCTTGCCATAATGGATTGTGATGGCTTGAGCGTTCTTACAGCATGGGCAGCAGGAAAGTTTTCTGCAAGCAAAATTGCACAGTTTATAAAGGAAAGTGGAATTGAAGAAAAGCTAAATCATAGGGAACTCATAATCCCTGGATATGTTGCCATGCTTAAAGCTGCCATAGAGGATAAACTTCCAGGTTGGAAGGTTGTTGTAGGGACAAAAGAAGCAAGCGGAATTCCAGCTTTTTTGAAAAATTATGTAAGGAACAGGCAATGA
- a CDS encoding dihydropteroate synthase, with the protein MLIIGERLTIISKRVREAILKRDKLPIQQIAIEQWKAGAHMIEANIGPAEDDGEALMEWMVTTIQEAVPLPVSLDTTNPKAMEAGLRIHNNEWGKPLINSTSLDPERFIMFELAAKYAAPIIALTVGKGGLPRDAEERVEIAVQLMEKATEYGIELEDIFLDPLVLQISTSQHQAKEVLRAVKLFQELNDPPMKTIVGLSNLSNGCPRQVRPILNRYFLALLMYEGLSAAIVNPSEVIEVVKTVNVITGKTLYAHSYLEI; encoded by the coding sequence ATGCTGATTATCGGAGAAAGATTGACTATTATCTCAAAAAGAGTTCGTGAAGCAATTTTAAAGAGAGACAAACTGCCAATTCAACAGATTGCTATTGAGCAGTGGAAGGCTGGAGCTCACATGATAGAGGCAAACATTGGTCCTGCTGAGGACGATGGAGAGGCTCTTATGGAGTGGATGGTTACAACTATTCAGGAAGCAGTGCCACTTCCAGTATCTCTTGATACCACAAATCCTAAGGCGATGGAGGCAGGATTAAGAATTCACAACAATGAATGGGGAAAGCCTTTAATAAATTCAACATCCCTTGATCCTGAGAGATTCATAATGTTTGAACTCGCAGCAAAATATGCTGCTCCCATAATAGCACTTACTGTTGGCAAAGGTGGGCTTCCAAGAGATGCCGAAGAAAGGGTTGAAATAGCTGTTCAGCTCATGGAAAAGGCAACAGAATACGGGATTGAATTAGAAGATATATTTCTTGATCCACTGGTTTTGCAGATATCAACATCTCAACATCAGGCAAAGGAAGTGCTGCGTGCTGTTAAGCTTTTTCAGGAGCTTAATGATCCACCTATGAAGACAATTGTGGGACTCAGTAATCTTTCAAATGGATGCCCCAGACAGGTAAGACCGATTCTGAACAGGTATTTTTTAGCCCTTCTCATGTATGAGGGTCTTTCCGCTGCAATTGTAAATCCCTCTGAAGTGATTGAAGTAGTAAAAACAGTTAATGTAATTACAGGCAAAACCCTTTATGCACACTCTTATCTTGAAATTTAG
- a CDS encoding acetyl-CoA decarbonylase/synthase complex subunit delta, whose product MSFSIPKETYSGKLPEITFGSVKKAFFGGESALPFHFFEGAFPHKPLIAFEIQDDVPEDYPEELARVYSSVWEDPVRWAKFCESLGAEAIALRLMSTHPDSKNSKPEQAAQAVKKLISEIDLPMIILGSNHTEKDAEVLPVVADTARGYNCIVGKAQEGNYKTIAASAMAGGHSLIAMSELDVNLAKQLNILITQIGFPREKIIIDPMCSALGYGFEYTYSVMERIRIAGLLQGDSMLCVPMVADVGFYVWKTKETQATEEEIPEWGSLHERAIMWEAVTACSFLLSGAELLIMRHPEAVKTTKKFIEELYGTYRNRNI is encoded by the coding sequence ATGAGTTTTTCAATCCCGAAAGAAACATACTCAGGAAAACTTCCTGAAATTACTTTTGGTAGCGTAAAAAAAGCTTTTTTTGGTGGAGAATCTGCACTGCCCTTTCATTTTTTTGAAGGAGCATTTCCTCATAAACCTTTGATCGCCTTTGAAATTCAGGATGATGTGCCTGAGGACTATCCTGAAGAACTTGCCAGGGTTTACTCCTCAGTATGGGAAGACCCTGTAAGATGGGCAAAATTCTGTGAGTCTCTTGGTGCAGAAGCAATTGCTTTAAGACTTATGAGCACTCATCCAGACAGCAAGAATTCCAAACCTGAACAAGCTGCCCAGGCAGTAAAAAAGCTTATCTCTGAGATAGACTTACCAATGATTATTCTTGGAAGCAATCATACTGAAAAGGACGCAGAGGTTTTACCTGTTGTTGCTGATACTGCAAGGGGATATAACTGTATAGTGGGAAAGGCACAGGAAGGAAACTACAAAACAATTGCTGCCTCTGCAATGGCAGGAGGTCATAGTCTTATTGCCATGTCTGAGCTTGACGTAAATCTTGCAAAGCAATTAAATATTTTAATTACGCAAATAGGATTTCCAAGAGAAAAGATAATCATAGACCCCATGTGTTCTGCTCTGGGATATGGATTTGAGTATACCTATTCGGTGATGGAAAGAATAAGAATTGCAGGACTTCTTCAGGGAGACAGTATGCTTTGTGTTCCAATGGTTGCTGATGTTGGCTTTTATGTATGGAAAACAAAAGAGACTCAGGCGACTGAGGAAGAGATTCCTGAGTGGGGGAGTTTGCATGAAAGAGCTATTATGTGGGAGGCTGTAACAGCCTGTTCATTTCTGCTTTCAGGAGCAGAGCTTTTGATAATGAGACATCCAGAGGCAGTAAAAACTACAAAAAAATTTATTGAGGAGTTATATGGCACTTACAGGAATAGAAATATTTAA